From the genome of Drosophila melanogaster chromosome 2L, one region includes:
- the CG4297 gene encoding uncharacterized protein, isoform C yields the protein MQAVMDTAAMAIAMGSSGSGSVSGLSSGSSSGPGSSSSGSSSSGYGSATTTPTSGGHYDNSPTSMPMATIATVAPFYSEALTSLDAQQRQQQQQQQQQNPSHYYPQNYGYGNSLPLDPAYNYSGAPYNSYSSGAVGQQLSGNSYPVSGTRYEKLTPAAGAKYGGNPIGATGTGIKPQATATPFYAQPLSGGAAGSGGYVSQSNAAYDPYKYKIPSAQAATHPMMPSNMAGSAVPGTSYGLPLNPGAVPQKQTQMSQQTQLTQLEPNYAAIKPSRSYQGMSTAAVYGGTGGNSSGVMNNPTSAQYYDKYGMAMSMYSPNGGLPMYSQPDMGPDSAGLQSYRKPTNNCHWGVDYNSPNYRSLPPATGPNSTYHHPHPAPGPGPGPGPGPGHGTINSELYYGSTKYDKYGSTGVSPYVSNPYGVPSITQSYASRNLWSGTENAPLSSRQNCCSQGYPLNQQNCYYPRGNGYGYGTSGSAPQSQPQYPGTGPPAAAMKLKHPTDMYVGHGPYEATPSQLGYGYSPQALSGSTTSNNLNNQRYTAPMGLGMGGMGIGMGMGMGMDPGSGGYYNDLSLNTLDSYVSPTMPQQSLRTQPYQDYRKRSGIVGPTSSGNCYLGQTGNSVGGSLTNLDAQVENYVGFNLHAAAPSNITYTVESTKGTQNYNIRDFLSTWKVDDEDETSAVLEMDPPAVAVVAPVPSTPNFMYESLPPTGPQATAVVDHQGINLPDIIIDIEKANGNGSGPVDDSFGSFDVEKELDELRLKTNASDQQPVNESDALAEILRQPDPDSLIEQSADPPMPSPILNCNESYENLPQPPVPMDFDQNNSSNSNESTFAKEYETFIHKIDGSESDPGEATGRVEGEYRENPKRFKFYKRKRRTTDPQDRLDQKDEEQQVGICQNQNEISLSAKTLARASKKLLAKKRRNRINLLKILEFESPKIKYRHYFRILKVLRKKTAYSKNRELRSILMKKQLNILKEKRLPLIKRLMKKYDATPDLRNPPSLKGLSVSALNSSEFRSSILSGTDRETVIKSAYSYKDKTEEVHEEPNLEEQGMDTSSLELQSNFKGFDDIENTNMSPKIKLRVELDDEGSEKSPIKRAVEHEVQNKEEQIQAWLKNSVVPTPEPEIEAEIPKQEAGVAESSSSSSSSSSSSSSSSSDEDSSSSSSQEDEGVSSSSSSSSSTSSLSSLAGEESDFNELAALEKELSQSQTGEHMGELSPREMIVKKETPEKLHQEVEVSNHDIAKLKQILESDGEAKPSDLSKIALNSSLKSNELVVREEMETDLLEASESPDRCGSAPTPRELSVEEALAEMYQLSDLEGKEEDEEPNTNGQDVLLINLAEIFDSSSDLYVVQCDMNENILGVVANEDQEAEVQPNQASLGQVSPAAEEQADTLQLIQLLAEPQPEFDATPLIHHEEVIHDEKPDPQKDRRELLKYLHGKYVQSRISRFYHAHRVLRKYKRQRAGKKRLGKVK from the coding sequence ATGCAAGCGGTCATGGACACGGCCGCTATGGCCATTGCCATGGGATCGTCCGGTTCCGGATCCGTATCCGGGCTTAGCTCCGGCTCCAGTTCCGGGccgggcagcagcagcagtgggagcagcagcagcggatACGGAAGCGCCacgaccacgcccaccagcGGCGGCCACTACGACAATTCGCCCACCTCAATGCCAATGGCCACCATAGCGACAGTGGCTCCGTTCTACAGCGAGGCGCTGACATCGCTGGACGCGCAGCAaagacagcaacagcagcagcagcagcaacaaaatccAAGTCACTATTACCCACAGAACTATGGATACGGAAATTCCCTGCCCCTGGATCCCGCCTACAACTACAGTGGAGCTCCGTACAACTCGTACAGCAGCGGAGCAGTGGGACAACAATTGTCTGGAAACAGTTACCCCGTAAGTGGAACTCGCTACGAAAAGCTCACTCCCGCTGCGGGGGCCAAGTATGGAGGAAATCCAATTGGCGCAACCGGTACGGGTATCAAGCCGCAGGCTACGGCCACACCCTTCTACGCCCAACCGCTTTCCGGAGGTGCAGCAGGCTCCGGCGGTTATGTGAGCCAGTCGAATGCCGCGTACGATCCGTACAAGTACAAGATTCCCTCCGCTCAGGCTGCAACGCATCCGATGATGCCGAGCAATATGGCAGGCAGTGCTGTTCCGGGTACATCGTATGGACTACCCCTAAATCCTGGAGCCGTTCCCCAAAAACAGACGCAGATGTCGCAACAGACACAGCTAACCCAACTGGAGCCAAATTATGCGGCCATTAAGCCTAGTAGAAGCTATCAGGGAATGTCCACAGCTGCGGTTTACGGCGGAACTGGCGGTAACTCCAGTGGAGTGATGAATAATCCCACGTCAGCGCAATATTACGACAAGTACGGAATGGCCATGTCCATGTACTCGCCAAATGGCGGCTTACCCATGTACAGCCAGCCCGATATGGGTCCCGACTCAGCCGGGCTGCAATCTTACAGAAAGCCCACCAACAACTGTCATTGGGGAGTGGACTACAATTCGCCCAACTATCGATCTCTGCCACCGGCGACAGGTCCCAACAGCACTTACCATCACCCCCATCCTGCTCCCGGGCCTGGACCTGGACCCGGACCTGGACCCGGACACGGAACCATCAATAGCGAACTATATTACGGGTCCACGAAGTACGATAAATACGGAAGCACCGGAGTATCGCCATATGTCAGCAATCCGTATGGGGTTCCTTCGATTACGCAATCCTATGCCAGCAGAAATTTGTGGTCAGGTACGGAGAACGCGCCTTTAAGTTCCCGCCAGAATTGTTGCTCGCAGGGATACCCCTTGAACCAGCAGAACTGTTATTACCCGAGGGGCAATGGTTATGGATATGGAACATCAGGAAGCGCTCCGCAATCGCAACCTCAATATCCGGGAACTGGACCTCCCGCCGCTGCCATGAAGCTCAAGCATCCGACTGATATGTACGTGGGCCACGGCCCCTACGAAGCCACGCCCAGTCAACTGGGCTATGGATATAGCCCACAGGCGCTGTCAGGTTCCACCACATCGAATAACCTGAACAACCAAAGATATACGGCGCCAATGGGGTTGGGAATGGGCGGCATGGGAATAGgtatgggcatgggcatgggaaTGGATCCCGGGAGCGGCGGCTACTACAATGATCTGAGTCTCAACACCTTGGACAGCTATGTTTCTCCTACGATGCCCCAGCAGTCCTTGCGAACACAACCCTATCAGGATTATCGCAAGAGATCTGGAATTGTTGGTCCGACCTCCTCGGGAAATTGTTATCTTGGACAGACTGGAAATTCAGTTGGCGGATCCCTCACCAACCTCGATGCCCAAGTAGAAAACTATGTGGGCTTCAATCTCCACGCCGCGGCACCCTCCAACATAACTTACACTGTGGAGTCGACGAAAGGTACCCAGAATTACAACATTCGCGACTTTCTCTCCACGTGGAAGGTTGACGACGAAGATGAAACAAGTGCTGTTCTTGAGATGGATCCTCCGGCTGTGGCGGTGGTGGCACCAGTACCTAGCACACCCAACTTTATGTACGAATCTCTGCCACCGACAGGACCTCAAGCCACAGCAGTCGTGGATCATCAAGGCATTAATTTACCAGACATAATTATAGACATCGAAAAGGCCAATGGAAACGGCAGTGGTCCCGTGGACGATTCCTTTGGCAGTTTCGATGTGGAGAAGGAACTGGATGAACTGCGTCTCAAAACGAATGCCTCTGACCAACAACCCGTTAACGAAAGCGATGCCTTGGCGGAGATCCTCCGACAACCAGACCCTGATTCATTGATCGAACAATCCGCCGACCCTCCCATGCCCAGTCCCATTCTTAACTGCAATGAGTCCTATGAAAATTTACCACAGCCTCCTGTCCCTATGGACTTCGATCAGAACAACAGCTCCAACTCAAACGAATCCACCTTTGCTAAGGAGTACGAGACCTTCATTCACAAAATCGATGGTTCCGAGAGTGATCCCGGAGAAGCGACTGGCCGGGTTGAAGGAGAGTATAGAGAGAATCCGAAAAGATTTAAGTTCTATAAAAGAAAGCGCAGAACCACAGATCCCCAGGATAGGTTGGATCAAAAGGATGAAGAACAACAGGTGGGTATTTgtcaaaatcaaaatgaaatctCTCTCTCGGCTAAAACTTTGGCCAGAGCCAGTAAAAAACTTCTGGCAAAAAAACGACGAAATCGCATTAATTTGCTCAAGATCTTGGAATTCGAgagcccaaaaataaaatatcgtCATTACTTTAGGATACTAAAAGTCTTGCGAAAGAAAACCGCCTATAGTAAAAACAGAGAACTCCGATCCATCCTGATGAAGAAGcagttaaacattttaaaagaGAAACGGCTGCCTCTGATCAAGAGGCTGATGAAGAAATACGATGCGACCCCGGATCTGCGTAATCCCCCTAGTCTCAAAGGACTGAGTGTCTCGGCCTTGAATTCTTCCGAATTCAGAAGCAGTATATTGAGTGGAACAGATCGGGAGACGGTCATCAAGAGTGCGTATAGCTACAAAGATAAGACTGAGGAAGTTCATGAAGAACCAAATCTGGAGGAGCAGGGCATGGACACCAGCTCCCTGGAGCTGCAGTCAAACTTTAAGGGGTTTGATGATATCGAAAATACGAACATGTctccaaaaattaaattgagaGTGGAACTGGACGACGAGGGAAGCGAAAAGAGCCCTATCAAAAGGGCAGTGGAGCATGAAGTTCAAAATAAGGAGGAGCAAATACAAGCGTGGCTGAAAAATAGTGTGGTACCCACCCCAGAACCAGAAATTGAAGCTGAAATCCCAAAACAAGAGGCTGGTGTAGCGGAGTCGTCATCTTCGTCATCTTCTTCAAGCTCGAGCTCTAGTAGTTCCAGTTCGGATGAAGACTCCAGCAGCTCGAGCAGCCAGGAAGATGAAGGCGTTTCGTCAAGTAGCAGCAGTTCCAGCAGCACCAGTTCCCTGAGTTCTTTGGCTGGAGAAGAAAGCGACTTTAACGAGCTGGCCGCCCTGGAAAAAGAACTCTCCCAATCACAAACCGGAGAACACATGGGGGAGCTCTCTCCGCGGGAGATGATTGTCAAAAAGGAGACCCCTGAAAAGTTACACCAAGAAGTGGAGGTCTCCAACCACGATATTGCCAAACTGAAGCAGATCCTGGAAAGCGATGGCGAAGCAAAGCCAAGTGACCTTAGTAAGATTGCCTTAAATAGTTCCTTAAAATCAAATGAGTTAGTCGTAAGAGAGGAAATGGAAACTGACCTTTTAGAAGCATCCGAATCTCCCGATAGATGTGGTTCTGCTCCTACTCCCCGAGAACTAAGTGTCGAGGAGGCGCTGGCGGAAATGTATCAGCTTTCAGATCTCGAGGGcaaggaggaggacgaggagccgAACACCAACGGTCAGGATGTACTGCTAATCAATCTGGCCGAGATATTTGACTCCAGCAGTGATCTCTATGTGGTACAGTGCGACATGAACGAGAACATCCTGGGCGTGGTGGCCAATGAGGATCAGGAGGCCGAGGTTCAACCCAATCAGGCTAGTCTTGGTCAGGTGAGTCCCGCGGCGGAGGAGCAGGCCGACACTCTGCAGCTCATCCAGTTGTTGGCCGAGCCCCAACCAGAATTCGATGCTACGCCACTAATACATCACGAGGAGGTAATTCATGATGAGAAGCCTGATCCGCAAAAGGATCGGCGAGAGTTGCTCAAATATCTGCATGGGAAGTATGTACAGAGTCGGATAAGTCGCTTCTACCACGCCCATCGAGTCCTGCGGAAGTACAAGCGCCAAAGAGCAGGGAAGAAGCGTCTCGGGAAAGTCAAATAG